DNA from Mesorhizobium loti R88b:
GGCGTCGATCTGGTCGAGCACCTGTTCCGCCTCGTCGAGCTTGCCGCCGGACAGGGCAGGCACGGACAGCCGGAGCGCTTCGCATTCCAGCAATTCGCGCACCGCGTAGATTTCGCTGATTTCGGCGCCGTCCATCCGGGCAACATGCGCACCCTTGGTTGGGTGAATAGACACAACGCCCTCGGCTTCCAATTGGCGAAGCGCATCACGAATAGGCATGCGGCTGAAGCCGAACTGCTCGGCCAGTTCGTCCTGCCGCAGCGCGGTGCCCGCCTTCAGCGTTCCGCTCGCTATGGCCTCGCGCAGGACGTTGGCGACCTGCTCCGCCACCGTCTGCGGCCTCTCGATCAGGCTTTCCGCAAATCCGCGCAATCGATGCTCCCCTGTCACGCGGATCGAGCGTAGTGGAAAACCAATAGGGATATAAGTATCCTCGTGTACGAGCTTCGGTCCCCAGTCCCGCTGCAGACCAGCCAAAGTTAACAGCGGCATGCCCGAGCCGATATCTCCCTCTCAGATATGTTGGCAGTGCGCTGCCCCTCGGGCGCGCCGTCTATGCGGCCGTCGCGGGCTGATCCTTGAACAGGATCGGATCAGCAGATGTTGGCTCCGTATATCGCACGCGCAGGCGCAGAAATGGTGCTTCGATACAGGTGTAGCTGAGATAGCCGATCGGGATCGTCGCCAGAAAGCACAGCAAGGACCAGAGGCAGGAAATGTAGAAATTGCTGATGCTCATGACGTTCGTGTTGATGAACGCCGCAAGCTGCATGACGAAGAACAGGTGCAGAAGGTAGATCGAATAGCTGTAGGCCCCCGCCTTCTCCAGGATCTTGAACGGCAGGCCTTCTCGTTTCTTTGCGAAGCTGGTGTCGTAATAGGCGATCCCAAACGCATAGGCTGCCGCCTCCACGGTTGGCAGGATGATCCATATCCAATGCTGCGAGGGATAGTGCCCAAGCCGATAGAATCCGCCGGCGGCATCGAACCACCAGAAGAACGCCGAAAACGCAGTGAGAACGGCCAGTGCCAGCCAGTGCCGGCCCTTCGCATCGGCGCGGAGATGAAAGGCGAGAATGCCGGCCAGAAACTGATCGGCGTGACCGATGATGGTCCAGGCCGCCGCCGACTGCACCTCGCCGAGCTGCACATAGAGCGCCGACCTGAGCAAAATCGCTGCCGCGACGAACAGCAAGGGCGCGAACAGGAACCGTCTGGACGCCATCAGCAGGAACGGCAGCAGAATGTAGAAGTGGGCTTCCACCGTTATCGACCAACCGC
Protein-coding regions in this window:
- a CDS encoding acyltransferase family protein — translated: MKSSTGEHYPALDHVRGLAAFLVFTWHFLHQSPQGPVPYDFVPALPVFSLLDEGNTGVSLFMALSGYLFAKLLDGKQVRYLPFFANRALRLLPLLLAVIAIEACRRYEAGQPLGEYFTDVGKGVIFPTLPNGGWSITVEAHFYILLPFLLMASRRFLFAPLLFVAAAILLRSALYVQLGEVQSAAAWTIIGHADQFLAGILAFHLRADAKGRHWLALAVLTAFSAFFWWFDAAGGFYRLGHYPSQHWIWIILPTVEAAAYAFGIAYYDTSFAKKREGLPFKILEKAGAYSYSIYLLHLFFVMQLAAFINTNVMSISNFYISCLWSLLCFLATIPIGYLSYTCIEAPFLRLRVRYTEPTSADPILFKDQPATAA
- a CDS encoding GntR family transcriptional regulator — encoded protein: MRGFAESLIERPQTVAEQVANVLREAIASGTLKAGTALRQDELAEQFGFSRMPIRDALRQLEAEGVVSIHPTKGAHVARMDGAEISEIYAVRELLECEALRLSVPALSGGKLDEAEQVLDQIDAERNVGRWGALNKVFHLSLYDACGNHRLLGLIEAHHNAADRYVRILLSNLDHRTRSQSEHRDLLAACRQREGKKAVSVLRQHLREGSDTLVNAVECGGLARNT